Proteins encoded by one window of Anticarsia gemmatalis isolate Benzon Research Colony breed Stoneville strain chromosome 15, ilAntGemm2 primary, whole genome shotgun sequence:
- the LOC142978669 gene encoding G kinase-anchoring protein 1-like isoform X2, translated as MAALVVPSRFAGLKIEDDEYPSSSDSQKSKKTTKVPTAKKSEPKKSKNNNNIKPQIQLMPKKKKSRQNNTSDEQWEIWKQKDEELIDGNFENELQQAILLSKLDLEEKKDVYKLTKKEADSDKKAQEQNTRANNKKQKKKNVMSLDQFNDMLALGDDWKMNHIDEKHPAELVKAPEVKDTEFFERVKNETKNELLRDKINDRVKNRQAPSDEIVTRVQFTEALERKDKEIATLKQEVTSLKEELFTVKSRNKKLCNILGQGEMKDKAEVLVEVERLRAVQSELTAELAALHTDLEKERSRNTDPRTKDKKYSTTKKKNNIRFDVSSEAMITKESSTG; from the exons ATGGCTGCACTAGTAGTACCATCTCGGTTCGCCGGCCTCAAGATAGAAGATGACGAGTATCCTTCGTCTTCTGATAGTCAGAAATCTAAGAAGACTACTAAGGTGCCCACTGCCAAGAAGTCCGAGCCTAAAAAGtcaaagaacaacaataatataaaacccCAG ATTCAACTGATGCCAAAAAAGAAGAAGTCCAGGCAGAACAATACCTCTGATGAACAATGGGAAATTTGGAAGCAGAAGGATGAGGAACTGATTGATGGCAACTTTGAAAATGAACTTCAGCAA GCTATTCTCTTATCCAAGCTGGACTTGGAAGAGAAAAAGGATGTTTACAAGCTGACCAAGAAGGAGGCTGATAGTGATAAAAAGGCGCAAGAGCAGAACACCCGCGCCAATAACAAGAaacagaagaagaagaatgtCATGAGTCTTGATCAATTTAATGATATGCTGGCCCTTGGTGATGATTGGAAGA TGAATCACATTGACGAGAAGCATCCAGCAGAACTTGTGAAGGCTCCAGAAGTAAAAGATACCGAATTTTTCGAAAGggttaaaaatgaaacaaaaaatgagCTTTTAAGAGACAAAATTAACGACAGAGTAAAGAATCGCCAGGCTCCATCTGATGAGATAGTCACTCGCGTCCAGTTTACCGAAGCCCTTGAGAGGAAAGATAAAGAAATCGCAACTTTGAAGCAAGAGGTTACGAGTTTAAAGGAGGAGCTCTTCACAGTGAAGTCCAGGAACAAAAAGTTATGCAACATACTTGGACAGGGTGAAA TGAAAGACAAAGCCGAGGTGTTGGTGGAGGTAGAAAGGCTGCGGGCGGTGCAGTCGGAGCTGACAGCCGAGCTCGCGGCTCTACACACTGATTTGGAAAAGGAACGATCCAGGAATACAGACCCCAGGACAAAAGATAAG aaGTATAGCACGACaaagaagaaaaacaacatACGTTTCGATGTGTCATCCGAGGCCATGATTACAAAAGAGTCAAGTACTGGATAA
- the LOC142978669 gene encoding G kinase-anchoring protein 1-like isoform X1, which translates to MAALVVPSRFAGLKIEDDEYPSSSDSQKSKKTTKVPTAKKSEPKKSKNNNNIKPQIQLMPKKKKSRQNNTSDEQWEIWKQKDEELIDGNFENELQQAILLSKLDLEEKKDVYKLTKKEADSDKKAQEQNTRANNKKQKKKNVMSLDQFNDMLALGDDWKMNHIDEKHPAELVKAPEVKDTEFFERVKNETKNELLRDKINDRVKNRQAPSDEIVTRVQFTEALERKDKEIATLKQEVTSLKEELFTVKSRNKKLCNILGQGEMKDKAEVLVEVERLRAVQSELTAELAALHTDLEKERSRNTDPRTKDKVRNKYSTTKKKNNIRFDVSSEAMITKESSTG; encoded by the exons ATGGCTGCACTAGTAGTACCATCTCGGTTCGCCGGCCTCAAGATAGAAGATGACGAGTATCCTTCGTCTTCTGATAGTCAGAAATCTAAGAAGACTACTAAGGTGCCCACTGCCAAGAAGTCCGAGCCTAAAAAGtcaaagaacaacaataatataaaacccCAG ATTCAACTGATGCCAAAAAAGAAGAAGTCCAGGCAGAACAATACCTCTGATGAACAATGGGAAATTTGGAAGCAGAAGGATGAGGAACTGATTGATGGCAACTTTGAAAATGAACTTCAGCAA GCTATTCTCTTATCCAAGCTGGACTTGGAAGAGAAAAAGGATGTTTACAAGCTGACCAAGAAGGAGGCTGATAGTGATAAAAAGGCGCAAGAGCAGAACACCCGCGCCAATAACAAGAaacagaagaagaagaatgtCATGAGTCTTGATCAATTTAATGATATGCTGGCCCTTGGTGATGATTGGAAGA TGAATCACATTGACGAGAAGCATCCAGCAGAACTTGTGAAGGCTCCAGAAGTAAAAGATACCGAATTTTTCGAAAGggttaaaaatgaaacaaaaaatgagCTTTTAAGAGACAAAATTAACGACAGAGTAAAGAATCGCCAGGCTCCATCTGATGAGATAGTCACTCGCGTCCAGTTTACCGAAGCCCTTGAGAGGAAAGATAAAGAAATCGCAACTTTGAAGCAAGAGGTTACGAGTTTAAAGGAGGAGCTCTTCACAGTGAAGTCCAGGAACAAAAAGTTATGCAACATACTTGGACAGGGTGAAA TGAAAGACAAAGCCGAGGTGTTGGTGGAGGTAGAAAGGCTGCGGGCGGTGCAGTCGGAGCTGACAGCCGAGCTCGCGGCTCTACACACTGATTTGGAAAAGGAACGATCCAGGAATACAGACCCCAGGACAAAAGATAAGGTGAGAAAT aaGTATAGCACGACaaagaagaaaaacaacatACGTTTCGATGTGTCATCCGAGGCCATGATTACAAAAGAGTCAAGTACTGGATAA